In Streptomyces sp. NBC_01707, a genomic segment contains:
- a CDS encoding SAVMC3_10250 family protein, with amino-acid sequence MSFSYYVYVSDSKIDMLLPQIDPRFGAKRQTELGVNLTVLSAKRTTEGPSDDRIRRLETVVGYLRDHGDLGSVDEPGQFFWGLLPMRWGAFPGDPTSSLVFFGGRSENTVVGLGGSYKHVWDSVPDADARGVGRSMMSSMLDGLGVTSELEDEYVADAVDGDLDRADRAALARVQGAVASLRWPAQNVEFVAKRLLHGDSPDGTARSVLLGTPVYVATVD; translated from the coding sequence ATGTCGTTCAGCTACTACGTTTACGTCAGCGACAGCAAGATCGACATGCTGTTGCCGCAGATCGACCCCAGGTTCGGGGCGAAGCGCCAGACCGAGTTGGGCGTGAATCTCACGGTGCTGTCGGCGAAGCGAACGACCGAGGGCCCGTCCGACGACCGGATCCGTCGGCTGGAGACCGTCGTCGGGTACCTGCGCGATCACGGTGATCTCGGCTCGGTGGACGAGCCGGGTCAGTTCTTCTGGGGGCTGCTCCCGATGCGCTGGGGGGCGTTCCCCGGCGATCCCACGTCCTCACTGGTGTTCTTCGGCGGGCGGAGCGAGAACACGGTCGTCGGGCTGGGTGGCTCGTACAAGCACGTGTGGGACTCCGTGCCGGACGCCGATGCGCGCGGGGTGGGGCGCTCGATGATGTCATCGATGCTCGACGGGCTGGGAGTCACTTCGGAACTCGAGGACGAGTACGTCGCCGACGCGGTGGACGGCGACCTCGACCGCGCCGACCGCGCCGCGCTCGCCCGGGTGCAGGGCGCCGTGGCGAGCCTGCGGTGGCCGGCGCAGAACGTCGAGTTCGTGGCCAAGCGCCTGCTGCACGGCGACAGCCCGGACGGCACGGCCAGGTCGGTACTGCTCGGGACACCGGTGTACGTCGCCACCGTCGACTGA
- a CDS encoding glutaminyl-peptide cyclotransferase, with translation MNIHRLAQWTALWTLCVLVGIALHVHQHGHRLRRRQRVGHRDQSDDRHRRHLQRGKRRWGIDPVGQPQRHPHLPRAVVWAMLVGALLPGTVTACGPGGKDVTATSRQVHLGADSHGVPLLRAEVRDTLPHDPQAFTQGLEFRGDSLYESTGLVGRSSLRAGRPGKPPAVYAELKAPLFGEGITLSGDKLWQLTWRNGIAIERDPTTLAERRRFTYQGEGWGLCHHRFSGRHQLVMSNGTDRLTFRDPSTFKATGSIDVRQDGQPVTGLNELECAPDGFVYSNVYPTDTIVRIDPSTGTVTAHIDATGLLTPSERSGAQALNGIAALPGTKLFLITGKLWPRMFKVSFVAK, from the coding sequence ATGAATATTCACCGGTTGGCCCAGTGGACGGCGCTCTGGACGCTGTGCGTGCTTGTGGGCATTGCCCTGCACGTTCATCAACACGGTCACCGTCTCCGGCGGCGGCAGCGAGTCGGCCACCGCGACCAATCCGACGACCGTCACCGGCGGCACCTGCAACGGGGGAAACGGCGATGGGGGATCGATCCTGTCGGCCAACCTCAACGGCATCCTCACCTCCCGCGGGCGGTCGTGTGGGCGATGCTGGTCGGGGCGCTGCTCCCCGGCACTGTCACAGCGTGCGGCCCCGGCGGCAAGGACGTGACCGCAACCAGCCGCCAGGTACACCTCGGGGCCGACTCGCACGGGGTGCCGTTGCTGCGAGCGGAAGTGCGAGACACCCTCCCCCACGACCCGCAAGCCTTCACTCAGGGCCTGGAGTTCCGCGGCGACAGCCTCTACGAGAGCACGGGCCTGGTCGGCCGCTCCTCGCTGCGAGCCGGACGGCCAGGCAAGCCGCCCGCCGTGTACGCCGAGTTGAAGGCACCCTTGTTCGGCGAGGGCATCACCCTGTCCGGCGACAAACTCTGGCAACTGACCTGGCGAAACGGCATCGCCATCGAGCGCGACCCCACCACACTCGCAGAACGTCGCCGTTTCACCTACCAGGGCGAAGGCTGGGGCCTGTGCCACCATCGCTTCTCCGGGCGGCACCAGCTCGTAATGAGCAATGGCACCGACCGGCTCACCTTCCGCGACCCCAGCACCTTCAAGGCAACAGGCAGCATCGACGTGCGCCAGGACGGCCAACCCGTGACAGGGCTCAACGAACTGGAATGCGCGCCCGACGGCTTCGTCTACTCGAACGTGTACCCGACGGACACGATCGTGCGCATCGACCCCAGCACCGGCACCGTCACCGCACACATCGACGCCACCGGACTCCTGACCCCATCCGAACGCAGCGGAGCCCAAGCACTCAACGGCATCGCCGCCTTGCCAGGAACCAAGCTGTTTTTGATCACAGGCAAGCTCTGGCCCCGCATGTTCAAGGTCAGCTTTGTGGCAAAGTGA
- a CDS encoding TetR/AcrR family transcriptional regulator has product MALLGPRDGVNRVERKVYRVYAATTVDDIATAAGTTRGTVYAYFLSRSELMRALIDEQLNEALQRVGSPEHGSTAQELVATVVDGTPEAITAWLRRTADSWPAIRPIILAGRDAAVVDPELTDLVERWMGEAISDIEDGLKTAGRLEPHQRHFRGVLAMAQLDFVAQNGDRDDRKLTRNQMLDELSASWVQLLT; this is encoded by the coding sequence TTGGCGTTGCTCGGTCCCAGGGACGGCGTGAACCGCGTCGAGCGTAAGGTGTACCGGGTGTACGCCGCCACCACGGTCGACGACATCGCGACTGCGGCGGGCACCACGCGAGGGACCGTCTACGCATACTTCCTCTCCCGCAGTGAACTGATGAGGGCACTCATCGACGAGCAGCTCAACGAGGCACTGCAGCGGGTCGGCTCCCCCGAGCACGGCTCGACGGCGCAGGAGCTCGTCGCCACGGTCGTCGACGGGACGCCGGAGGCGATCACAGCGTGGCTTCGGCGAACCGCCGACAGCTGGCCGGCCATCCGACCCATCATCCTAGCCGGCCGCGACGCCGCGGTGGTCGATCCAGAACTCACCGACCTGGTCGAGCGATGGATGGGGGAGGCCATCAGCGACATCGAGGACGGACTGAAGACGGCTGGGCGCCTCGAGCCCCATCAACGCCACTTTCGGGGCGTTCTTGCGATGGCCCAGCTCGACTTCGTCGCCCAGAACGGGGATCGTGATGACCGGAAGTTGACGCGTAATCAGATGCTCGATGAGCTCAGCGCCAGCTGGGTACAGCTACTGACCTGA
- a CDS encoding type IV secretory system conjugative DNA transfer family protein, producing the protein MATGKSGPSAAMDDNTLLAAYGAGALVSVSGAVLLAAPLASLLSGRGWATRTSSVPATVLTALVRGPGAAYDPAPPTWLFYVLTVLLVVAVLVLVVKAVSLLDRSGRTGGAQWGGAKVERKLSAPQDPVRRANRITAGRGMRTKKIVAAQPNISATVFGVPGSSKTTGLVLPNAAEWQGPLIVTSTKAADLDIIYARRRHFGPVWVIAPAGIPGRTTHKWSPVDYCADAKAADRMAAWMAEASASGDDKRAAPWIDQAKSVLKGVLLAASLSGGGVSVMRRWLGLGKDAVDHVRAVLLQHGYTEVADDYASPWLRLHEDGIGSIQFSLNVLARVYADEEVHETCSGTDFTVEELLDQNGTVCLIASEADAERFAPLLTSIIASIIHGAEVRYNTTGNPLNPSLGVMVDEAGNMLRYPRLPNILTTGRGMGIDVLTVWHDLSQLRDRLGTQKANTVLSASGLRMLLPGCGDLETLRYFSGLYGRTEVMRTSHGRSRGEYSTNTSATETDLAPVHSLQQLPDFTAIAQYSNQPPIKVKMRLTFRDKDLKKLLAAPVPPAGTVSFTTPAAPGKAGTRV; encoded by the coding sequence ATGGCGACGGGGAAGAGCGGCCCGTCCGCCGCCATGGACGACAACACCCTGCTCGCCGCCTACGGCGCGGGCGCACTGGTCTCGGTCAGCGGCGCGGTGCTGCTGGCCGCACCGCTCGCATCCCTGCTGTCCGGACGCGGATGGGCGACGCGCACCAGCAGCGTCCCCGCGACCGTCCTCACCGCCCTCGTACGCGGACCTGGCGCAGCTTACGACCCGGCCCCGCCCACCTGGCTGTTCTACGTACTCACTGTTCTTCTGGTCGTCGCTGTCCTCGTCCTGGTCGTCAAAGCCGTCAGCCTCCTCGACCGCAGCGGCCGCACCGGCGGAGCACAGTGGGGCGGCGCGAAGGTGGAACGCAAGCTCTCCGCACCCCAGGACCCGGTCAGGCGCGCCAACCGGATCACCGCCGGACGCGGGATGCGGACCAAGAAGATCGTCGCCGCCCAGCCCAACATCTCCGCCACGGTATTCGGGGTACCCGGGTCATCGAAGACGACCGGGCTGGTGCTGCCGAACGCAGCCGAGTGGCAGGGACCCTTGATCGTGACGAGCACCAAGGCCGCCGACCTGGACATCATCTACGCCCGGCGCCGGCATTTCGGCCCGGTGTGGGTGATCGCCCCCGCCGGGATCCCCGGCCGCACCACCCACAAATGGTCCCCGGTGGACTACTGCGCCGACGCCAAAGCAGCCGACAGGATGGCCGCATGGATGGCAGAGGCCTCCGCCTCCGGCGACGACAAGCGCGCCGCCCCCTGGATCGACCAGGCCAAGAGCGTCCTCAAGGGCGTCCTGCTCGCCGCGAGCCTCTCGGGCGGCGGCGTGAGCGTGATGCGCCGCTGGCTGGGCCTGGGCAAGGACGCCGTCGACCATGTCCGCGCCGTCCTGCTGCAGCACGGCTACACCGAAGTTGCCGACGACTACGCATCCCCCTGGCTGCGCCTCCACGAAGACGGCATCGGCAGCATTCAGTTCAGCCTTAACGTGCTGGCCCGGGTCTACGCCGACGAAGAAGTCCACGAAACATGCTCGGGCACCGACTTCACCGTCGAGGAGCTCCTGGACCAGAACGGCACCGTCTGCCTCATCGCGTCCGAAGCCGACGCCGAACGCTTCGCCCCGCTACTGACCTCGATCATCGCGTCGATCATCCACGGCGCCGAAGTCCGCTACAACACCACCGGAAATCCCCTGAACCCGTCCCTTGGGGTCATGGTCGACGAGGCCGGCAACATGCTGCGCTACCCGAGACTGCCGAACATCTTGACCACCGGCCGCGGGATGGGAATCGACGTCCTGACGGTGTGGCACGACCTGTCCCAGCTCCGCGACCGGCTTGGCACCCAGAAGGCCAACACCGTGCTCTCCGCGAGCGGTCTGCGGATGCTGCTGCCCGGCTGTGGCGATCTGGAGACCCTGCGCTACTTCTCCGGCCTGTACGGACGCACCGAGGTGATGCGGACCTCCCACGGCCGCTCCCGCGGGGAGTACTCCACCAACACCTCCGCCACCGAGACCGACCTCGCCCCGGTCCACTCCCTGCAGCAGCTGCCGGACTTCACCGCGATCGCCCAGTACTCCAACCAGCCCCCGATCAAGGTCAAGATGCGGCTCACCTTCCGCGACAAGGACCTCAAGAAGCTGCTGGCCGCCCCCGTTCCTCCGGCAGGGACGGTCAGCTTCACCACGCCCGCCGCACCCGGGAAGGCCGGCACCCGTGTCTGA